A genomic region of Mesorhizobium sp. NZP2077 contains the following coding sequences:
- a CDS encoding prolyl-tRNA synthetase associated domain-containing protein translates to MPKSEAELFAFLAELGIAVSTIRHPPLYTVADSQALRGEIAGGHTKNLFLKDKKDNFFLVTVGEDAVVDLKQVHQLIGAASRVSFGKPEMLMELLGVSPGAVTVFGVINDTAKRVKLVLDKDLMEHAVINAHPLTNEATTSIGAADLIRFVEATGHDAAILKVSA, encoded by the coding sequence ATGCCGAAGAGCGAAGCCGAACTTTTTGCCTTTCTAGCCGAACTCGGCATTGCCGTTTCGACGATACGCCATCCGCCGCTCTATACGGTGGCCGATTCGCAGGCGCTGCGCGGCGAAATCGCCGGCGGGCACACCAAGAACCTGTTCCTGAAGGACAAGAAGGACAATTTCTTCCTGGTCACGGTCGGCGAGGATGCTGTCGTCGATCTCAAGCAGGTCCACCAGCTGATCGGCGCCGCCAGCCGTGTTTCCTTCGGCAAGCCGGAGATGCTGATGGAGCTTTTGGGCGTTTCGCCGGGCGCCGTTACCGTCTTCGGCGTCATCAACGACACGGCAAAGCGTGTGAAGCTGGTGCTCGACAAGGATTTGATGGAACATGCCGTCATCAACGCGCATCCGCTGACCAATGAGGCGACGACATCGATCGGCGCGGCCGATCTCATCAGATTCGTCGAGGCAACCGGGCATGATGCTGCTATCTTGAAAGTCTCGGCATGA